A genomic region of Cannabis sativa cultivar Pink pepper isolate KNU-18-1 chromosome 1, ASM2916894v1, whole genome shotgun sequence contains the following coding sequences:
- the LOC115707741 gene encoding uncharacterized protein LOC115707741 isoform X1: MLMVYASVATTKCLTSPDCNTLHHEALPPSRNTHLNSLINVSSTPKVLRTSCNCTQPSSLFSWKNRFQLNTNHVGQPHHVATKKWLCRLDNSIPSDEEYRSSRNIAISLLRRYRNVVDRGGGDNLKEFISAGVNAYALGCTDEGLRKELADMKESGVEIDAMQTCGGNTSLKSKIASEEVEECILWLSIIFITILCTPQPTVVRWSSTPPVSDEIRLQWKGFCALIANAYYVRGMAWLPVKTLQLEQMAVVGRAEEPSVVASRMLLVFSTLEVVSPQWPRV, encoded by the exons ATGTTGATGGTGTATGCATCAGTAGCTACTACAAAGTGCCTGACAAGCCCAGATTGTAATACCCTTCATCACGAGGCATTGCCACCATCTAGGAATACCCATCTCAATTCCTTGATCAATGTTTCATCAACCCCAAAAGTACTTAGGACCTCATGTAATTGTACACAACCATCTTCcttattttcatggaaaaaccGTTTTCAGCTGAACACCAATCATGTGGGTCAGCCTCACCATGTAGCTACAAAGAAATGGCTA TGCCGGTTGGATAATTCAATTCCATCTGATGAAGAGTATCGTTCTTCAAGGAACATAGCAATTAGTTTACTCAGGAGGTACAGGAATGTGGTTGATCGTGGAGGAGGTGACAACCTAAAA GAGTTTATTAGTGCTGGGGTGAATGCTTATGCTTTAGGATGCACTGATGAAGGTTTAAGGAAAGAACTTGCTGATATGAAAGAATCTGGTGTTGAAATTGATGCAATGCAAACTTGTGGTGGAAACACCAGTTTGAAATCCAAGATTGCATCAGAGGAG GTTGAAGAATGCATATTATGGCTGAGCATTATATTCATAACCATATTATGTACACCACAACCCACTGTAGTTAGGTGGTCATCTACTCCTCCAGTGTCAGACGAAATAAGGCTTCAGTGGAAGGGCTTTTGTGCCCTCATAGCAAATGCATACTATGTCCGAGGAATGGCATG GCTTCCCGTGAAGACTCTTCAGCTGGAGCAAATGGCAGTGGTGGGTCGAGCCGAGGAGCCCTCAGTGGTTGCTAGTCGAATGCTACTAGTGTTTAGCACACTAGAG GTGGTGAGTCCACAGTGGCCTAGGGTATAA
- the LOC115707741 gene encoding uncharacterized protein LOC115707741 isoform X2, which yields MWLIVEEEFISAGVNAYALGCTDEGLRKELADMKESGVEIDAMQTCGGNTSLKSKIASEEVEECILWLSIIFITILCTPQPTVVRWSSTPPVSDEIRLQWKGFCALIANAYYVRGMAWLPVKTLQLEQMAVVGRAEEPSVVASRMLLVFSTLEVVSPQWPRV from the exons ATGTGGTTGATCGTGGAGGAG GAGTTTATTAGTGCTGGGGTGAATGCTTATGCTTTAGGATGCACTGATGAAGGTTTAAGGAAAGAACTTGCTGATATGAAAGAATCTGGTGTTGAAATTGATGCAATGCAAACTTGTGGTGGAAACACCAGTTTGAAATCCAAGATTGCATCAGAGGAG GTTGAAGAATGCATATTATGGCTGAGCATTATATTCATAACCATATTATGTACACCACAACCCACTGTAGTTAGGTGGTCATCTACTCCTCCAGTGTCAGACGAAATAAGGCTTCAGTGGAAGGGCTTTTGTGCCCTCATAGCAAATGCATACTATGTCCGAGGAATGGCATG GCTTCCCGTGAAGACTCTTCAGCTGGAGCAAATGGCAGTGGTGGGTCGAGCCGAGGAGCCCTCAGTGGTTGCTAGTCGAATGCTACTAGTGTTTAGCACACTAGAG GTGGTGAGTCCACAGTGGCCTAGGGTATAA
- the LOC115707739 gene encoding uncharacterized protein LOC115707739, protein MADVVQYRLERMVNELDDLERRGIFTRREINEIVKQRRKFEYRLKRPSPLKQDYLAYIEYETQLDSLRRLRKKSVARQLRNQGIDENKKKMKKSVSDFAGVVRIVDIYRLAVTRYKGDIDLWFRYLEFCREKRHGRMKKVLAQAIRFHPKVPGLWIYAAAWEFDHNLNVAAARALMQSGLRVCPTSEELWIEYLRMELTYLNKLKARKVALGEDEGTLVRDKKVAGEKQWRDGNEDLFMSLNEEKENNESNVENKKTRGKVDVFREQGFSILKAIYSGAIEALPSSLNLRKKFFEILDALDLAHSEEMHEQILSEMKRDFSTEPEYWDWLARLEFDPEVIEGMSDELVLSQTEKAIQVYEEALKVMPSAKVFDNYTRFMMDVILLQKGEKEILELSGPYATYISHLLGIYEKAKALGCITEDLAYQYVSFYLQLGRLDEARNLADKLCREIFSDSTRLWLLKASLEVRHVTKDSLSSPTKADLLSIFGLLKDVLPKISVSKAESLWIMALKLFSSHKEYFEKLVGLSIVSISKDGDSDNGFSLSSAIVNFVLQNDGIQSAREMYKRFLALPHPGLAIYRNCIDLETNLASVGDKDGLVNARKLFESALSTYGQNLSLWQNYHRLETKMGTSETASAVHWRARKILKDSTALFNSDF, encoded by the exons atggCGGACGTGGTGCAGTACCGGCTGGAGCGCATGGTCAATGAGCTTGACGATCTCGAGCGTCGCGGCATCTTCACACGCCGTGAGATTAATGAGATAGTTAAGCAGCGGCGCAAATTCGAGTACCGCCTAAAGCGGCCGAGTCCGCTGAAGCAGGATTACCTGGCTTACATTGAATACGAGACTCAACTCGACTCGCTCAGACGGCTCAGGAAGAAGTCAGTGGCGCGACAGCTGAGGAACCAGGGAATTGATGAGaataagaagaagatgaagaagtcAGTTTCAGACTTCGCTGGCGTTGTGAGAATTGTTGACATTTACAGACTGGCGGTTACGCGTTACAAGGGTGATATTGATCTTTGGTTTCGGTACCTTGAGTTTTGTCGAGAAAAACGTCATGGCAGGATGAAGAAG GTCCTAGCTCAGGCTATTAGGTTTCATCCAAAGGTCCCTGGACTTTGGATTTACGCAGCTGCTTGGGAATTTGATCACAACTTAAATGTTGCTGCTGCTCGTGCTTTAATGCAGAGCGGTTTGAGAGTTTGTCCTACATCAGAAGAGCTTTGGATCGAGTATCTTCGGATGGAACTTACCTACCTTAATAAGTTAAAGGCCCGAAAGGTTGCTCTTGGAGAGGATGAGGGAACTCTGGTCCGTGATAAGAAAGTGGCCGGTGAGAAACAATGGAGAGATGGCAATGAAGACTTATTTATGTCCCTTAATGAGGAAAAGGAAAATAATGAGTCAAATGTGGAAAACAAGAAGACGCGAGGGAAAGTAGATGTTTTTCGAGAGCAGGGATTTAGTATTTTAAAAGCCATATATAGTGGAGCAATTGAAGCTCTTCCTTCTAGTTTAAACCTGAGGAAAAAGTTTTTCGAGATATTGGACGCATTAGATTTGGCTCATTCTGAAGAAATGCACGAACAGATACTAAGTGAGATGAAGAGAGATTTTTCAACAGAACCAGAGTATTGGGACTGGCTTGCAAGACTTGAATTTGATCCGGAGGTCATAGAGGGGATGAGTGATGAACTTGTGCTTTCTCAAACAGAGAAAGCTATTCAG GTATATGAGGAGGCCCTTAAAGTTATGCCTTCGGCCAAAGTATTTGATAATTACACAAGGTTTATGATGGATGTTATACTTCTCCAAAAAGGAGAAAAAGAAATTTTAGAATTGTCTGGTCCATATGCAACTTATATATCACATCTATTAGGTATATATGAGAAAGCTAAAGCATTAGGATGTATTACTGAAGATCTTGCATACCAATATGTTTCATTTTATTTACAACTGGGAAGACTGGATGAAGCAAGAAACTTGGCAGATAAGCTTTGCCGTGAAATTTTTTCGGACTCAACAAGGTTATGGCTATTAAAGGCATCTCTAGAAGTTAGGCATGTTACAAAAGATTCACTATCGTCCCCAACTAAAGCTGACCTTCTATCTATCTTTGGACTTCTGAAGGATGTTTTGCCAAAAATTTCTGTCTCAAAAGCTGAGAGTTTGTGGATAATG GCACTCAAGCTGTTTTCAAGTCACAAAGAGTATTTTGAGAAACTGGTTGGCCTCTCTATTGTATCAATATCTAAAGATGGAGACAGTGACAATGGTTTCTCCTTATCATCAGCTATCGTGAATTTTGTTTTACAAAATGATGGAATTCAAAGTGCGCGAGAAATGTATAAACG CTTTCTTGCATTACCACATCCGGGGCTAGCTATATACAGAAATTGCATTGATTTGGAAACCAACTTAGCATCAGTTGGTGACAAAGATGGGCTTGTAAATGCGCGGAAGTTATTTGAATCTGCACTTTCAACTTATGGGCAAAACCTGAGCTTATGGCAAAATTACCATCGATTAGAAACGAAG ATGGGAACATCTGAAACCGCTAGTGCCGTCCATTGGCGTGCAAGGAAGATACTAAAGGATTCGACTGCTCTCTTTAATTCAGATTTCTAA
- the LOC115704618 gene encoding glycine-rich cell wall structural protein 1 produces the protein MATTLPKFVCIALLVWTIVCVSTCSSYGEENSYDNCSYRNWRGCGSFYGRGDNNRGVNRANQGYGGGGGEGGGVGSGHGEGYGAGGGVSGNGGGGGGGGGEGGGSGANGGSGHGSGFGAGVGMGTSGTGGGGGGGGGEGGGSGGTAGGSGSGSGHGSGSGEGGAGGGSGGGGGGGEGGGNGENGGSGHGNGFGAGAGVGGSEGGAGGGGGGGGGGGEGGGSNGGGSGHGSGFGAGGGTGGAGGGGGGGGGGGGGGSGSGSGHGSGFGAGFGFGSGGGGGGGGGGGGGGGGGSGGGEGHGEGSGFGMGSGKGEGTVGSGVGKGYGGSSSKSGNGMSMGFGMGMGMGFSMGSGGGADDTTNTNTKQVDDHRP, from the coding sequence ATGGCTACTACGCTTCCAAAATTTGTATGCATTGCTCTTCTGGTTTGGACTATTGTCTGTGTTTCGACTTGTTCCTCTTATGGAGAAGAAAACAGCTATGATAATTGCTCCTATAGAAATTGGCGGGGTTGTGGAAGTTTCTATGGCAGGGGAGATAATAATAGAGGAGTGAATCGTGCTAATCAAGGGTATGGTGGTGGCGGCGGAGAAGGTGGGGGTGTTGGGTCTGGTCACGGTGAAGGTTATGGAGCTGGTGGCGGCGTCAGTGGTAATGGCGGAGGTGGTGGGGGAGGTGGTGGAGAAGGTGGGGGAAGCGGAGCTAATGGTGGGTCGGGTCACGGGAGTGGGTTTGGTGCGGGTGTTGGAATGGGGACCTCTGGGAccggtggtggtggtggaggtGGAGGAGGAGAGGGTGGCGGAAGTGGTGGTACTGCAGGTGGGTCCGGTTCCGGGTCGGGTCATGGCAGCGGTTCTGGTGAAGGAGGAGCCGGTGGTGGCAGTGGcggtggaggtggtggtggtgaagGAGGTGGGAATGGTGAAAATGGTGGTTCTGGTCATGGTAATGGTTTTGGTGCTGGGGCTGGTGTTGGTGGCAGTGAAGGAGGTGCAGGTGGCGGTGGCGGTGGCGGTGGAGGTGGTGGGGAAGGAGGTGGTTCAAATGGTGGTGGGTCTGGTCACGGTAGTGGTTTTGGTGCCGGTGGTGGTACTGGAGGAGCAGGAGGCGGAGGAGGTGGtggtggaggaggaggaggaggtggTAGTGGTTCTGGTTCTGGTCATGGTAGTGGCTTTGGAGCAGGTTTTGGTTTTGGAAGTGGCGGAGGAGGTGGCGGTGGAGGTGGAGGtggcggtggtggtggtggtggtagtGGTGGGGGAGAAGGTCATGGTGAGGGTAGTGGGTTTGGAATGGGAAGTGGGAAAGGAGAGGGTACTGTAGGAAGTGGCGTTGGAAAAGGTTACGGTGGAAGTAGTAGTAAATCAGGTAATGGTATGAGTATGGGATTTGGAATGGGCATGGGAATGGGTTTTAGCATGGGAAGTGGGGGTGGAGCTGATGATACCACCAAtactaatactaagcaagtcGATGACCACCGCCCGTAG